A single region of the Pectinophora gossypiella chromosome 2, ilPecGoss1.1, whole genome shotgun sequence genome encodes:
- the LOC126376769 gene encoding uncharacterized protein LOC126376769, translated as MITCVTSSQIKTYTTKNNVENLQAYLCYPKIVIFESNSTIRVVDIEDNKENPANPDSIYTFDHQILDNTLTGHLLWLVFKSGDIVVINLIKSSQIRIRSDNYANYKINRILNDDGNLFLLSESGECLKVPFNSQELNEKLEEGNPDVTVSLEKAHMRSSKWDRNVKKYVLNGLNFYIDSFGNITAQCPVTGLLEIIESNVKTESLVPWYDMVVLSNKLNMWIVDLKDSKVVHSFIECDANYYPLAAHGNGFYYLVWNTTEVHICCTTNISTTAEEHQDNNKPSKHSTKSSQDALKLQLHSLVDAALSKSLDQNQVLFQVQIFFEKIEDLHFLLEIAFKLCQHDIVYKTILQPLQRRIYEMKDYNQIHLLCDLMIKVELLEYILFRGNKSYENINLFQQTCKQLCITFIANSDLDLASICWLKYTEITLKMTPDDVIQMLDAIPHNIKMGSLIIWLRNFVPPLLDQNPYFIDLFVKWTTQRVFTLEKSSYWPKIGLKFIDEILSVLEKSLNTIAVRPISMDDLITLKDHINYILELKQKYRINMLLGEISSQTPNEVALIMLRRCYTEDLGEFLREYLPAYATRYLFELDDTLRTFIENEAASCGGGIDSSRLKILITAFRSPTSKLDCLLQVLKVLDVPWDDTVLDLAVTAAASVFKDFTVTEADRVLAQEIQHELSYAKIKVILKKYNFPLTCTDYSLVLHKLINASIVDLNDLKVITSVMTKYTNYGSILYVDRCLRDCETRAALDYFKELTNKDKRILLKTMMSKYEQIINGTSSNAGVERNYLDFLKGTKLLNDIEIENVESLYHLKNSYNVQMSLNKMYNEEYCATKTNIWIKGDGKTASSGRGRCVTQLAQTHQSRYSELVALLCRTSTSNKVRKLIENLLTSFSCEEKIGNKDISDDLMQFRDGRNSTLLLESCGVLIELLANCSEEHMHHLIKYLSILNALINTNVVVKNLSIAWKFHYIYLPMMPVTATNDLIDFYYENLSQNNIETIYAKIVNKNDFVVYRLLSHTMGNLTNSQEILADLLQVKDNATRRLMTKITATHDIDEILLTSLLLILNGAEEADDKTRMLDILQGQNESLPPSLMNYLSSPLIRRTFGLDNVLPGSSTSYPPQYILKYKFNINLAEMALPDSTEETWDVKVVLFYVLRQYPQTTFERLVELCRTLNVAINDGLSLQLISLLITWELNYKLFNDDLGCRHLCVENDEKDLMLKCFTIWESIHDKTFLRDILNDFWRNGEVSLHGRLISINPYYYEVYVCIYYLIHGATMDSRNKKEYFLLNFLKEYHRKSTPKQYEFELFSVKGMFPEIGHYRLPFHLFMREDMWSNLKSEITLETYEHWLPAVILLSLDADLQTARDMICSNALKQTMTTRKHTEVKDEESKEHEPWLLTTREEPLLRAAHRCVRHIANMEWAGACLFYVLQGCARGADQVAAAHLCYQFAQRWAALQPGNRAVRQMERLYSTLSTRHALHKIDWAREEFVRLASEPAQLIRAMYLHPDFVEKMSRNDVNRAANEIADKNGINISSIRIQILENILTRSKEENKNNISCGLDTGKLMTAKYILKATCPKMGAIYLSRIAFDDESDFNKCKKLRALECLMSVVEPDTAMKVANRERDALWSSLLELLYIVNLEDIDMPWLVATFTQDKPRALEQLIQAATGNVEALKLAATLARRFGNIQIIRDLIPILLRSSLFEEMIPLLLKITSPPDDIIYTAWRAVILSPFQRADYPITERQRTKCLNAINLLPLCPVIKDNDLIEIWKNCVRCKCFGLGCLVLPYITLEKRQTLTELQKIDRRNLIASLKNLHSETYLVSGAMIVLENMSTRVYR; from the exons ATGATAACGTGCGTAACATCTTCTCAAATAAAAACTTATACGACTAAAAATAATGTGGAAAATTTGCAAGCCTATTTGTGTTATCCCAAGATAGTTATCTTTGAAAGTAATTCAACTATTCGAGTCGTTGATATAGAAGACAACAAGGAAAATCCTGCAAACCCGGATTCTATTTATACCTTCGACCATCAAATTTTAGATAACACACTAACGGGTCACCTTTTGTGGCTTGTCTTCAAGTCAGGTGATATTGTGgtaataaacttaataaaaagtTCGCAAATACGTATAAGAAGCGATAACTATGCTAACTATAAAATCAATCGAATTCTGAATGATGATGGAAATTTATTCCTGCTCAGTGAAAGTGGAGAGTGCCTGAAGGTACCATTTAACAGTCAggaattaaatgaaaaacttgAAGAAGGCAATCCAGATGTTACTGTCAGTCTAGAAAAAGCTCATATGCGTAGCTCTAAGTGGgatagaaatgttaaaaaatatgtattaaatGGACTGAACTTCTATATTGATTCTTTTGGTAACATAACAGCACAATGCCCAGTAACTGGTTTACTTGAAATCATAGAAAGCAATGTCAAAACAGAATCTTTAGTGCCATGGTATGATATGGTAGTACTTTCCAACAAATTAAATATGTGGATAGTAGATCTTAAAGACTCAAAAGTTGTGCACAGCTTTATTGAATGTGATGCAAACTATTATCCTCTAGCAGCTCATGGCAATGGTTTTTATTATCTTGTCTGGAATACAACAGAG GTACATATCTGCTGCACTACAAATATTTCTACAACAGCAGAAGAGCATCAAGATAATAACAAGCCAAGTAAACACTCTACAAAGTCTTCGCAGGATGCCCTCAAGTTACAGCTTCACAGTTTGGTTGATGCTGCACTCTCCAAGTCTTTGGATCAAAATCAGGTATTATTCCAGGTgcagatattttttgaaaaaatcgaAGATTTGCATTTCCTACTTGAAATTGCATTTAAACTTTGTCAACATGATATTGTGTACAAAACTATATTGCAGCCATTACAAAGAAGAATTTATGAAATGAAGGATTACAATCAAATTCATCTGTTATGTGATTTAATGATAAAAGTGGAATTACTTGAATATATTTTGTTCAGAGGGAACAAAAGTTATGAAAATATTAATCTATTTCAACAGACTTGTAAACAGCTATGCATAACTTTCATTGCAAATTCTGATTTAGATTTGGCTTCAATTTGCTGGTTAAAGTACAcagaaataacattaaaaatgacacctgatgatgtgatccaaatgTTAGATGCCATACCTCACAATATAAAAATGGGATCTCTCATTATTTGGCTGAGAAACTTTGTACCTCCACTTTTGGATCAAAACCCTTACTTTATTGACTTATTTGTAAAATGGACAACTCAAAGGGTTTTCACATTGGAAAAATCTAGTTATTGGCCTAAAATAGGATTGAAGTTTATAGATGAAATTTTGTCAGTACTTGAAAAGTCTCTAAACACTATTGCTGTTAGACCAATTTCTATGGATGATTTAATCACACTTAAAGATCATATAAACTACATATTggagttaaaacaaaaatacagaataaATATGCTTCTTGGAGaaataagttcacaaactcccAATGAAGTCGCATTGATTATGTTGCGTAGATGTTACACAGAGGATTTAGGCGAATTTTTGAGAGAATATTTACCTGCATATGCCACacgatatttatttgaattagATGATACTCTGCGCACTTTTATTGAAAACGAAGCAGCAAGTTGCGGCGGTGGTATCGACAGCTCCCGTCTCAAAATATTAATCACAGCTTTTCGATCACCTACTAGTAAACTCGATTGTTTACTTCAAGTCTTAAAAGTACTTGACGTGCCGTGGGACGACACTGTTCTCGATTTAGCAGTCACTGCTGCTGCTTCTGTCTTTAAAGACTTTACAGTCACTGAGGCTGATCGCGTGCTTGCGCAGGAAATACAACACGAATTGAGTTACGCTAAAATTAAAGTTAttctgaaaaaatataattttccctTAACATGTACGGATTATTCTCTGGTACTCCATAAATTGATTAATGCGTCTATCGTTGATCTAAACGACCTGAAAGTAATAACTAGTGTTATGACTAAATATACAAATTATGGAAGCATTTTGTATGTTGATAGATGTCTGCGAGACTGTGAAACCAGAGCAGCATTagattattttaaagaattaactaataaagataaaagaataCTGTTAAAAACAATGATGTCTAAATATGAACAAATAATCAATGGAACTTCAAGTAACGCAGGAGTTGAAAGGAACTATTTAGACTTCCTAAAAGGAACTAAATTGCTAAATGATATTGAGATTGAGAATGTTGAAAGTCTATATCACCTTAAAAACTCTTACAACGTCCAAATGAGtttgaataaaatgtataatgaaGAGTATTGCGCTACTAAAACTAATATATGGATAAAAGGTGACGGAAAAACTGCAAGTTCCGGCCGCGGTCGTTGCGTAACTCAGCTTGCTCAAACACACCAATCTCGTTACTCGGAATTAGTTGCTTTGTTATGTCGTACATCGACCAGCAATAAAGTCCGTAAACTGATTGAGAATCTTCTAACATCGTTTTCATGTGAAGAAAAAATAGGTAACAAAGACATTTCAGACGACTTAATGCAGTTTAGAGACGGACGCAACTCTACACTTTTATTGGAATCGTGTGGGGTACTCATCGAACTTTTAGCTAACTGTAGCGAAGAACACATGCATCaccttataaaatatttatctatattaAATGCATTGATAAATACTAATGTTGTAGTAAAAAATCTATCTATTGCTTGGAAGTTCCACTACATATATTTGCCTATGATGCCCGTTACTGCAACAAATGATCTAATAGACTTTTATTATGAAAACCTATCGCAGAACAACATCGAAACAATCTACGCAAAAATTGTAAATAAGAACGATTTTGTCGTATATAGATTATTATCCCACACAATGGGAAATTTAACAAACTCACAAGAGATACTAGCAGATTTACTACAAGTAAAAGATAATGCAACCAGGAGATTAATGACAAAAATTACTGCAACACATGACATTGATGAAATCTTACTGACGAGTTTATTATTGATTTTGAACGGTGCAGAAGAAGCTGATGATAAAACTCGGATGTTAGACATCCTTCAAGGGCAAAATGAGTCATTACCGCCTTCTCTCATGAATTATCTTTCTTCACCGTTGATCCGCCGCACATTCGGTCTTGATAACGTATTGCCTGGAAGTTCGACGTCATATCCACCACAatatattctaaaatataaattcaacatAAATTTAGCTGAGATGGCTCTTCCTGATAGTACTGAGGAAACATGGGATGTGAAAGTTGTTCTATTTTATGTTTTACGTCAGTATCCTCAGACTACGTTTGAAAGACTAGtggaactctgtcgcactttaAACGTAGCGATCAATGATGGTCTATCTCTGCAACTTATATCCTTGTTAATAACATGGGAGcttaattataaattgtttaatGATGATTTAGGATGCCGACATCTTTGTGTGGAAAACGATGAAAAGGACTTGATGTTGAAATGTTTCACGATTTGGGAAAGTATTCatgataaaacttttttgagAGACATCTTAAACGACTTTTGGAGAAATGGCGAAGTCTCGTTGCACGGAAGATTAATATCTATTAATCCTTACTATTATGAAGTATATGTCTGTATATACTATTTAATTCATGGCGCGACCATGGATTCTCGGAATAAAAAGGAATATTTTTTACTCAACTTCTTAAAAGAGTACCATAGAAAAAGCACTCCCAAACAAtatgagtttgaattattttccgttAAAGGCATGTTTCCGGAAATTGGTCATTATCGGTTACCATTCCATCTATTTATGCGCGAAGATATGTGGTCAAATTTAAAATCTGAAATAACTTTGGAAACATATGAACACTGGCTACCGGCGGTTATTTTACTGTCGCTTGATGCGGATTTGCAAACAGCAAGAGATATGATTTGTAGTAATgctttaaaacaaacaatgacTACCAGGAAACATACCGAAGTCAAAGACGAAGAGTCTAAAGAACATGAACCCTGGCTCTTGACTACACGAGAAGAGCCCCTTCTTCGTGCTGCTCATCGTTGTGTAAGACATATCGCCAACATGGAATGGGCAGGAGCGTGTCTTTTTTACGTTCTTCAAGGGTGCGCACGTGGTGCTGATCAGGTTGCAGCAGCACATCTATGCTATCAATTTGCACAGCGGTGGGCTGCTCTTCAGCCAGGTAACCGCGCAGTGCGACAGATGGAACGCTTGTATTCAACGCTTTCAACGCGTCATGCATTACATAAAATAGACTGGGCTCGCGAAGAATTTGTTAGACTTGCCTCAGAACCTGCACAACTGATTCGTGCAATGTATCTTCATCCCGACTTTGTCGAAAAGATGTCACGTAATGATGTAAATAGAGCAGCTAATGAAATAGCTGATAAGAACGGCATCAATATAAGCTCTATTAGAATTCAGATATTAGAAAATATTCTTACGAGATCGAAGGAAGAAAATAAGAATAACATTTCCTGTGGTCTTGATACCGGAAAATTAATGACCGCGAAATATATTCTCAAGGCTACATGTCCAAAAATGGGAGCAATTTACTTGTCCCGAATTGCATTTGATGAcgaaagtgatttcaacaaatGCAAAAAACTACGAGCTTTGGAATGTCTTATGAGTGTTGTAGAACCAGACACTGCTATGAAAGTTGCAAATCGAGAACGTGACGCTTTGTGGTCATCATTGTTAGAATTACTATACATTGTTAACCTAGAGGATATTGATATGCCTTGGTTAGTGGCTACATTTACGCAAGATAAGCCTCGCGCTCTTGAACAACTTATACAAGCTGCTACTGGGAATGTCGAAGCATTAAAACTAGCCGCGACACTCGCTAGACGCTTCGGAAATATACAAATTATACGTGATCTTATACCGATCCTACTGCGTAGTAGTCTATTCGAAGAAATGATACCTTTGTTACTTAAAATCACATCTCCTCCTGATGATATTATTTACACTGCCTGGCGTGCAGTTATTTTGTCTCCATTCCAACGAGCAGATTATCCCATAACAGAACGACAAAGAACAAAATGTCTAAATGCCATAAACTTACTGCCACTTTGTCCAGTGATTAAAGACAATGATTTAATAGAAATTTGGAAAAATTGTGTAAGATGCAAATGTTTTGGATTGGGATGCCTAGTTTTGCCTTATATTACTTTGGAGAAAAGGCAAACTTTAACAGAACTTCAAAAAATTGATCGTAGAAATCTTATAGCCAGCCTAAAAAATTTACACTCTGAAACATATCTTGTATCTGGTGCTATGATTGTTTTAGAAAATATGTCAACCAGGGTATATCGTTaa
- the LOC126377359 gene encoding ankyrin repeat domain-containing protein 49-like — protein sequence MSDSEDSDNFDPNELQDIHDEIEKCKKNPSTAGMFVSGWDDADQDVDVVKDPKANPIDHVLWAAENGEVEALKEILSSQPGLVHARDSDGYTPLHRAAYGNHVTAISYLLSMNASVSAKTELGWTPLHSACNWNNYLAAARLLAAGADPTAVSDGDQTPLHLTSAISHCKSTLLILLLREDIVDIVKKPNNSGETPEDLARGHGIYAPLFEMAIPAASYIRSLAFTCNPYVQAQLKLTN from the exons ATGTCTGACTCGGAGGACTCAGATAATTTTGACCCAAATGAATTACAAGATATACACGATGAAATCGAAAAGTGCAAGAAAAATCCAAGCACAGCCGGTATGTTTGTATCTGGATGGGATGACGCCGATCAGGATGTAGATGTTGTAAAGGATCCTAAAG ctAATCCAATTGACCATGTTTTGTGGGCTGCTGAAAATGGTGAAGTTGAGGCATTGAAAGAGATTCTGTCATCTCAACCTGGCCTTGTGCATGCTCGGGATAGCGATGGATACACACCCCTGCATCGAGCTGCTTATGGCAATCATGTCACAGCAATATCTTATCTTCTTAGCATGAATGCCAGCGTTAGTGCCAAGACAGAATTAGGATGGACTCCGTTACATTCTGCTTGCAACTGGAACAATTACTTGGCTGCTGCAAGACTACTTGCAGCAGGTGCTGATCCTACTGCAGTTTCTGATGGAG ACCAAACCCCTCTGCATCTGACATCTGCGATAAGCCATTGTAAATCAACTTTATTAATCTTATTACTAAGGGAAGATATAGTGGACATAGTGAAAAAACCCAATAACTCTGGTGAAACTCCAGAAGACCTGGCTCGTGGACACGGCATATATGCTCCTTTATTTGAAATGGCAATTCCAGCAGCATCATATATTCGCTCACTAGCTTTTACTTGTAATCCTTATGTACAAGCCCAATTGAAATTGACTAACTAA
- the LOC126377042 gene encoding probable ATP-dependent RNA helicase Dbp73D, which produces MNLFVINRYKGTEEEVDIIDHETKHLQELKQRIEQRKKANASQKKSSDVITLREQPVTSSEAEIKNDGIVHETNENEKLTADAEKSHVKPKKGKPDFEFKVLGNGDFEKKTKVHRILPYWLSHADGVSTSLQNLSCPVENLPWLHTILKNTLLSEGVTQLFPVQEKVIPFILDEHKLPGPMWPHDVCVSAPTGSGKTLSFVLPIIQILMNEVGRHIRALVVLPVQELAAQVSKVFRKYCAKTGLNVALLSGSTPLQQEQQQIVKYTESAGWISEVDIIVCTAGRLVEHIQNTEGFSLKYLKFLVIDEADRIMDHIQNDWLYHMDKCVKLENELMTGKVPNLSWNCLSTQKAPPHKLLFSATLSQDPEKLEQWGLFQPKLFSAAPINEFEDEDSIRKYTTPAELKEQFVTCSAEEKPLILYHFLVEQNWDKVLCFTNAAQSAHRLAVLLNVWGQEKLKVAELSAALDRTTRESVLKKFTQSEINVLIGTDALARGIDIPDCNYVISYDPPKNIKTYIHRVGRTGRAGRTGHAVTILVQNQVSLFKELIQSGGKSELPQLEVNTEIFKRLSHEYEAAIKETKNQIYTEINSKVQKSIELKRRGRSKPQKRKLTSN; this is translated from the exons atgaatttatttgttattaatag GTATAAAGGAACAGAAGAAGAAGTTGATATAATCGATCATGAAACCAAACATCTCCAGGAACTAAAACAGAGAATTGAACAGAGGAAGAAAGCTAACGCTTCACAAAAAAAGTCATCAGATGTTATAACACTGCGAGAGCAGCCTGTGACTTCTTCTGAAGCAGAAATAAAGAATGATGGAATTGTACATGAAACTAATGAAAACGAAAAACTGACTGCAGATGCAGAAAAGTCACATGTCAAACCAAAAAAAGGAAAACCTGATTTTGAGTTCAAAGTCTTAGGAAATGGTGACtttgaaaagaaaacaaag GTTCACAGAATCCTACCTTATTGGTTATCACATGCAGATGGAGTATCAACCAGCTTACAGAACTTGTCATGTCCTGTTGAGAATCTACCTTGGCTACACACTATTCTAAAGAACACTCTTCTGAGTGAAGGTGTTACACAGCTATTCCCTGTGCAAGAAAAAGTAATACCATTTATTCTTGACGAACATAAATTACCAGGACCAATGTGGCCACATGATGTTTGTGTTTCTGCACCAACTGGTAGTGGCAAGACATTGTCTTTTGTATTGCCAATCATTCAG aTACTTATGAATGAAGTTGGGAGACACATCAGAGCACTAGTAGTTCTGCCTGTACAAGAATTAGCAGCACAAGTTTCAAAAGTTTTCAGAAAGTATTGTGCAAAGACCGGACTCAATGTAGCCTTACTGAGTGGCTCTACACCACTTCAACAAGAGCAGCAACAAATAGTgaaatata CAGAGTCAGCTGGGTGGATAAGTGAGGTGGACATTATAGTCTGCACAGCTGGACGCCTTGTAGAACATATACAGAACACAGAAGgcttttcattaaaatatttgaaatttctTGTAATTGATGAAGCTGACAGAATAATGGACCATATTCAAAATGATTGGCTCTATCACATGGATAAATGTGTTAAACTAGAAAATGAGTTAATGACAGGTAAAGTGCCTAATTTAAGCTGGAATTGTCTCAGCACACAGAAAGCACCACCACATAAGCTGCTGTTTTCTGCAACCTTGTCCCAAGACCCGGAGAAGTTAGAACAGTGGGGCCTTTTCCAGCCAAAACTGTTTTCTGCAGCtccaataaatgaatttgaagaTGAAGATTCCATAAGAAAGTATACAACTCCTGCTGAGTTGAAGGAACAGTTTGTAACCTGCTCTGCTGAGGAGAAGCCACTCATTTTATACCATTTTTTGGTTGAGCAAAACTGGGACAAAGTACTTTGCTTCACTAATGCAGCTCAATCTGCCCATAGGCTGGCAGTCCTCCTTAATGTTTGGGGACAAGAGAAACTGAAGGTAGCAGAATTATCTGCAGCATTAGACAGAACAACAAGGGAGTCAGTTTTAAAGAAATTCACTCAGTCTGAAATTAATGT GTTAATAGGTACAGACGCTTTAGCTAGAGGAATTGATATACCAGATTGCAATTATGTGATATCATATGATCccccaaaaaatataaagacatacatacacagaGTAGGCAGAACTGGGCGAGCTGGACGTACAGGCCATGCTGTTACTATTTTGGTACAGAACCAAGTTAGTTTATTTAAG gaGTTAATTCAATCAGGAGGAAAATCTGAATTGCCACAACTGGAAGTCAATACTGAAATATTTAAACGCCTGTCACATGAGTATGAGGCAGCcataaaagaaacaaagaatCAGATTTATACTGAGATAAATTCTAAAGTACAAAAATCTATAGAGTTAAAGAGACGTGGTAGATCCAAGCCACAGAAGAGGAAACTTACatctaattaa